Proteins encoded by one window of Gammaproteobacteria bacterium:
- the mfd gene encoding transcription-repair coupling factor — MPQSKPFEIQDLTLPDSGLPAVLWGQLYGNADAFALASAAQKQSGTYLVLCASAHGAIRLEEALHFFLAEQKSDHSIPRVMHFSDLETLPYDRFSPHPNIISQRLKTLFDISQINSNAKTGSHIVICSLSNALLRLPPKSYIRNNSLLLTPGQEFDLNEFRRQLEQAGYYAVSEVRSPGEFAVRGSLLDLFPSGSHIPYRIDLFDREIESIRSFNVDTQRSIAKLPELRLLPAREFPLHAEARKTFRHNFRARFEGDPTSSPVYQDISEGNIPPGIEYFLPLFFEYCDNLFDYLPEQATLVLHQMDKHSFTEKLTEINSEIEGRYQQRAHDIEYPVLRPDEIFLPTQPLEDIANTLPCIYLNRKELDPLALQLDDSQFAWQNFHTGTLPSLRIDTRHEYPLHVLQDFLTKHTKPCLIIANSAGRREIVAEYLKENQLTYVECENWQQFSLQQPAIGLCVAPLDDGIQAQDFTIITEAQLFGEKVKQSRRHRQQRDPATIIRDLTDLSAGSPVVHEQHGIGRYMGLETLDVGGLTSEFLLLHYAGNDKLYVPVQALHLISRYTGSSPEKAPLHRLGSDQWQRAKKRAAKKVHDIAAELLDIYSRRAARQGHAFGIDEHDYRLFAEAFAYEETPDQAAAIDDVLDDMRSAQPMDRVVCGDVGFGKTEVALRAAFVAINAGKQVAMLVPTTLLAQQHYQSFRDRFVDWPFKVEVLSRFRSAKEAKGVLQQLAAGRVDVVIGTHKLLSKDVKFKDLGLIIVDEEHRFGVRHKERLKDLRSEVDVLTLTATPIPRTLNMALGGIRELSLITTPPVDRLAVKTFISTWDASLIREACLRELRRGGQIYFVHNEVRTLENIADELQQLLPEAEIRIAHGQMSEGKLEQVMLDFYHRRFSILLCTTIIESGIDNPTANTIVINRADRFGLSQLHQLRGRVGRSSHRAYAYLIIPNRSALTDDAEKRIAAIESMDELGTGFMLATHDLEIRGAGELLGKGQSGQIQEIGFTLFMEMLERAVDALRSGKIPDLEKPLHRGPEINLHIPALLPEDFMPDVHLRLILYKRMSSVEDEQTLQELHAELIDRFGPLPEPVKNLLAISKLKLEAAKIGINKIDMDDNAGTLVFDPDTVIEPMQLIRLIRSNPHMYKLLGADRMRFFAEFDSVTERFEFLHSLLQELATPFA, encoded by the coding sequence ATGCCGCAATCCAAGCCTTTCGAAATTCAAGACCTGACACTTCCGGATTCCGGTCTGCCTGCAGTGCTCTGGGGTCAACTCTACGGAAATGCCGATGCGTTTGCCCTGGCCTCAGCGGCGCAAAAACAATCGGGAACTTATCTGGTCTTGTGTGCCAGCGCGCACGGAGCGATACGCCTGGAAGAGGCTTTGCACTTTTTTCTGGCAGAGCAAAAAAGTGACCATTCAATACCCCGCGTTATGCATTTCAGTGATCTGGAAACCCTGCCCTATGACCGCTTTTCGCCACACCCGAATATCATTTCGCAGCGGCTCAAGACCCTGTTTGATATCAGCCAGATCAACTCAAATGCAAAGACCGGCTCACACATTGTCATTTGCAGTTTAAGTAACGCCTTACTGCGTCTGCCCCCCAAGAGTTACATCCGCAACAACAGTCTGTTGTTAACACCCGGCCAGGAATTCGATCTGAATGAATTTCGCCGACAACTCGAACAAGCCGGTTATTACGCGGTCAGTGAAGTGCGAAGTCCGGGTGAGTTTGCCGTGCGTGGAAGTCTTTTAGACCTGTTCCCCAGCGGCAGCCACATCCCGTATCGAATCGACCTGTTTGACCGTGAGATCGAGAGCATTCGCAGTTTTAATGTCGATACCCAACGCAGTATCGCCAAACTGCCGGAATTGCGTTTATTACCAGCGCGTGAGTTTCCCTTGCACGCTGAAGCGCGTAAAACCTTTCGGCATAATTTCCGTGCACGTTTCGAAGGTGACCCGACCAGTAGTCCGGTTTATCAGGATATTTCGGAAGGCAATATCCCTCCGGGCATTGAGTATTTTCTGCCCTTGTTTTTTGAGTATTGCGACAACTTGTTCGACTATTTACCCGAACAGGCCACTCTGGTTTTACATCAGATGGATAAGCACAGCTTTACAGAAAAACTCACCGAAATAAACTCCGAGATTGAGGGCCGCTATCAGCAGCGCGCCCACGACATTGAATACCCGGTACTACGACCCGATGAAATTTTCTTGCCGACCCAACCCTTGGAAGACATTGCCAACACTCTGCCCTGTATTTATTTAAACCGCAAAGAACTCGATCCACTGGCCTTACAACTGGATGATAGCCAGTTCGCCTGGCAAAATTTTCACACCGGGACTCTACCGAGTTTACGGATCGATACCCGGCACGAGTACCCCTTGCATGTCTTACAGGATTTTCTGACCAAACACACTAAACCATGTTTGATCATTGCCAATTCTGCCGGGCGTAGAGAGATCGTGGCTGAATATCTGAAGGAAAATCAACTCACTTATGTTGAATGTGAGAACTGGCAGCAATTCAGTTTGCAACAACCGGCTATTGGTTTGTGTGTAGCACCACTGGATGATGGCATTCAGGCACAAGACTTTACGATAATCACCGAAGCCCAGTTATTCGGGGAAAAGGTCAAACAATCGCGTCGCCACAGACAACAACGCGACCCCGCAACCATCATCCGGGATCTCACCGATTTAAGCGCGGGTAGCCCGGTGGTACACGAACAACACGGAATCGGCCGTTATATGGGCCTTGAAACATTGGACGTGGGCGGCTTGACCAGTGAATTTTTGCTTTTGCACTATGCCGGAAATGACAAATTGTATGTACCCGTGCAGGCCTTGCACCTGATCAGTCGCTACACCGGCAGCAGTCCGGAAAAGGCACCCTTGCATCGACTGGGGTCGGATCAATGGCAACGCGCGAAAAAACGTGCGGCTAAAAAGGTCCATGACATTGCCGCTGAACTTCTGGATATCTATTCGCGTCGAGCCGCCAGACAAGGCCACGCATTCGGCATAGACGAACACGACTATCGCTTGTTTGCCGAGGCTTTTGCCTATGAAGAAACCCCGGATCAAGCCGCTGCCATTGATGATGTTCTGGATGACATGCGTAGCGCCCAACCCATGGATCGCGTAGTGTGCGGCGATGTCGGCTTTGGGAAAACAGAAGTTGCTTTGCGCGCAGCCTTTGTTGCCATCAATGCGGGCAAACAAGTAGCCATGCTGGTACCAACCACATTATTGGCCCAGCAGCATTACCAGAGTTTTCGTGATCGCTTTGTCGACTGGCCTTTCAAAGTGGAGGTCTTGTCACGTTTTCGCAGCGCCAAGGAAGCCAAAGGCGTGTTGCAACAACTCGCGGCAGGTAGGGTTGATGTGGTCATCGGGACGCATAAATTATTATCCAAAGACGTCAAATTCAAAGACCTTGGCCTGATCATAGTCGATGAAGAGCATCGTTTTGGTGTACGCCACAAGGAACGCCTAAAAGATCTACGTAGCGAAGTGGATGTATTAACCCTAACCGCTACACCCATCCCGCGTACTTTGAATATGGCTTTGGGTGGCATTCGAGAATTGTCATTGATCACCACCCCACCGGTTGACCGTTTGGCAGTAAAAACCTTCATCAGTACCTGGGACGCGAGTTTGATCCGGGAAGCCTGCTTGCGTGAATTGCGGCGTGGCGGACAAATATATTTTGTGCACAACGAAGTCAGAACACTGGAGAACATTGCTGACGAATTGCAGCAACTGCTGCCCGAAGCCGAGATCCGTATTGCACATGGTCAAATGAGTGAAGGAAAACTTGAGCAAGTTATGCTGGATTTTTATCATCGACGCTTTTCAATTTTATTATGCACAACAATTATTGAAAGTGGCATTGATAACCCGACCGCCAACACCATAGTGATCAACCGCGCCGACAGATTTGGATTATCCCAATTACACCAGTTACGCGGGCGCGTAGGACGCTCGAGCCACCGCGCTTATGCGTATTTGATCATCCCCAACCGTTCAGCTCTCACCGATGATGCCGAAAAACGCATTGCGGCGATCGAATCCATGGATGAACTCGGGACAGGTTTCATGCTGGCAACCCATGATCTTGAGATCCGTGGCGCCGGCGAATTACTTGGTAAAGGTCAGTCCGGTCAAATACAGGAAATCGGCTTTACCTTGTTCATGGAAATGCTGGAACGCGCAGTTGATGCCTTGCGTTCGGGTAAAATCCCCGACCTGGAAAAACCTTTACACCGTGGTCCAGAGATCAATTTACACATCCCAGCATTATTGCCTGAAGACTTCATGCCGGACGTGCATTTACGCCTGATCCTGTATAAACGCATGTCCAGCGTGGAAGATGAACAGACTTTGCAGGAACTGCACGCCGAACTGATCGATCGCTTTGGTCCTTTGCCGGAACCAGTGAAGAACCTACTCGCTATCAGCAAACTCAAGCTGGAAGCCGCCAAGATCGGCATAAACAAAATTGACATGGACGACAACGCAGGCACCCTCGTTTTTGACCCGGATACTGTGATTGAACCCATGCAATTGATCCGTTTGATCCGGAGCAACCCGCACATGTACAAATTATTAGGCGCTGACCGTATGCGCTTTTTTGCAGAATTCGACTCAGTCACTGAACGTTTCGAGTTTTTACACAGTCTGTTGCAAGAGCTCGCCACACCATTTGCCTGA
- a CDS encoding adenylate/guanylate cyclase domain-containing protein — translation MALKSEVTILFADIVASTELFDLLGESQARETINYCLHIMRRAVLDNNGTVVKTIGDEILATFSMADEALEAAQQMHEKISDTLVVKGRSIKLRIGAHHGMITREKNDISGAAVHMASRMGNQAKSDQVVISGYMREMLGSLWKSSTRQIDLTRVPGIAEEVELYEVHWKSEGVTSMVPVANFRDFEVDKGFSLQLIYNGREIVIDENSPYANLGRSEENEVPVNHDLVSRVHTRVELYKGKFRLQDKSTNGTYVRPASGQPVFVRRDYLTLSGSGMFGLGQDVTANSPYAIRYIIRKTNA, via the coding sequence ATGGCGCTAAAATCTGAAGTGACCATTTTGTTTGCCGATATTGTGGCAAGCACCGAGCTTTTTGATCTGCTCGGTGAAAGTCAGGCGCGCGAGACCATAAATTATTGTTTGCACATCATGCGTCGTGCCGTACTCGATAATAATGGCACAGTAGTAAAAACCATTGGTGACGAGATCCTAGCCACCTTTTCCATGGCCGATGAAGCTCTGGAAGCCGCACAGCAAATGCATGAAAAAATCTCCGATACCTTGGTGGTCAAAGGTCGCTCCATCAAATTACGCATCGGTGCCCACCACGGAATGATAACCCGAGAAAAAAATGATATATCCGGGGCGGCTGTACACATGGCCTCGCGTATGGGCAACCAGGCCAAATCCGACCAGGTCGTGATCAGCGGTTACATGCGTGAAATGCTTGGTAGTCTTTGGAAATCATCAACCCGTCAGATCGATCTGACGCGTGTTCCGGGAATAGCTGAAGAGGTTGAATTGTACGAAGTCCATTGGAAATCGGAAGGCGTGACCAGCATGGTGCCGGTAGCAAACTTCAGGGACTTTGAGGTCGACAAGGGTTTTTCATTGCAGCTTATTTATAATGGCAGAGAGATTGTTATTGACGAAAACAGTCCCTATGCAAACCTCGGACGCTCTGAAGAAAATGAAGTACCGGTGAACCATGATCTGGTTTCAAGAGTGCATACCCGGGTAGAACTGTACAAAGGCAAATTCAGACTGCAGGATAAAAGCACTAACGGGACTTATGTCAGACCAGCCTCCGGTCAGCCGGTATTTGTGCGCCGTGATTACCTGACTCTGAGTGGCAGTGGCATGTTTGGATTAGGCCAAGACGTAACCGCTAATTCTCCCTACGCAATTCGCTACATCATTAGAAAAACCAATGCCTAG